The following proteins are encoded in a genomic region of Glycine max cultivar Williams 82 chromosome 18, Glycine_max_v4.0, whole genome shotgun sequence:
- the LOC100819244 gene encoding gibberellin 2-beta-dioxygenase 8 yields MIDLYISNLPNNNNNNNMNNIESYPPVLRHLDQQQPPPNPDPDYKDPTQEDPDTIPIIDLSCLDHDTNKLEEACKDWGLFRLVNHGVPLTLLNELQEMAKELFSLSFEVKEGACSGCPVTYFWGTPALTPSGRTLTTRSPQNINWVEGFDVALSQLPHFSVPQLPTLESIRLLLKDYENHLSRIATTLFEAMANNLDLNLKPSKPYLAENTGMVRVYRYPNCSDANVGWGMEAHTDSSVLSILNQDDEVSGLQVLKDDQWLTVKPISNTLIVNLGDMMQAISDDRYKSVTHRVSINKHKERISICYFVFPGEDVVIESSKYKPFTYNEFRAQVQQDIKALGYKVGLARFQHNEDS; encoded by the exons ATGATAGACTTATATATATCCAACCttcccaacaacaacaacaacaacaacatgaaCAACATAGAGTCCTACCCTCCGGTTCTCCGCCACCTAGACCAGCAGCAACCCCCACCAAACCCTGACCCGGATTATAAAGACCCGACCCAAGAAGATCCGGATACTATACCCATCATAGATCTCTCATGCTTAGACCATGACACCAACAAGTTGGAGGAAGCTTGCAAGGATTGGGGTTTGTTTCGTTTGGTCAACCATGGGGTTCCATTGACCCTTTTGAATGAGCTTCAAGAGATGGCCAAAGAACTCTTCTCTTTGTCCTTTGAGGTGAAAGAAGGTGCATGCAGTGGCTGCCCAGTGACATACTTTTGGGGCACCCCTGCCCTAACGCCATCTGGGAGGACACTAACAACGAGAAGCCCCCAAAACATCAATTGGGTTGAAGGCTTTGATGTAGCGTTGAGTCAACTCCCACACTTCAGCGTCCCTCAGCTTCCCACACTTGAGTCCATCAG ACTTCTGCTAAAGGACTATGAAAATCATCTGTCAAGAATTGCCACAACTTTGTTTGAAGCTATGGCGAATAACCTTGACCTGAATCTAAAACCCTCAAAGCCATACTTAGCAGAAAACACTGGAATGGTGCGTGTCTATCGCTATCCAAATTGCTCTGATGCAAATGTTGGTTGGGGCATGGAGGCTCATACAGATAGCTCAGTGTTGTCTATATTGAACCAAGATGATGAAGTCAGTGGACTTCAGGTGCTCAAAGATGATCAATGGCTAACTGTAAAACCCATTTCCAACACGTTGATTGTCAACCTTGGAGACATGATGCAG gCAATAAGCGACGACAGATACAAGAGTGTGACACACAGAGTGAGTATAAACAAACACAAAGAGAGAATTTCAATATGCTACTTTGTTTTCCCCGGTGAAGACGTTGTGATTGAGAGTTCCAAGTACAAACCCTTTACTTACAATGAGTTCAGAGCACAAGTGCAACAAGATATCAAGGCCCTAGGCTATAAGGTTGGCCTTGCAAGATTTCAGCACAACGAGGACTCCTAA
- the LOC100777021 gene encoding PHD finger-like domain-containing protein 5A, with protein sequence MAKHHPDLIMCRKQPGIAIGRLCEKCDGKCVICDSYVRPCTLVRVCDECNYGSFQGRCVICGGVGISDAYYCKECTQQEKDRDGCPKIVNLGSAKTDLFYERKKYGFKKR encoded by the coding sequence ATGGCCAAGCATCATCCTGATTTGATTATGTGCCGGAAGCAGCCAGGGATTGCCATTGGACGACTGTGCGAGAAATGTGATGGCAAGTGTGTGATATGTGACTCTTATGTGCGTCCTTGTACACTTGTCCGAGTTTGTGATGAATGCAACTACGGATCATTTCAGGGTCGATGTGTCATATGCGGAGGAGTTGGAATATCTGATGCCTACTACTGCAAGGAATGCACACAGCAGGAGAAAGATAGAGATGGTTGCCCCAAAATTGTTAACTTAGGGAGTGCCAAGActgatttattttatgaacGCAAAAAGTATGGTTTTAAGAAGAGATGA